Below is a window of Deltaproteobacteria bacterium DNA.
CCGGGAGCGAACCGGCGACGTCCCGCTTGGGAAGCTACGGAAGCGGGCGCGGTGAAGTCGTTGAAATGGCGTGATTTTCGCGTAATTTCAGCAGCTTGATCCGCCCACTTCCCCAATTGTCCCGATTTGACCCCGTCCAACCCCGAAAACCCGGAACGGTTCCGGGTCACCCCTGGCCTTCCGACTAGCATTTCAGTACATACCGAAAATACGGTTCGACTGGGACGAGCGGAAGGCGGCGGTGAACCGGGCGAAGCACGGCATCTCGTTCGCCGAAGCCATTACGGCCTTTGATGATCCCTTCGCTCTCGTCGCACCCGACGCCGCCCACTCGACACCGCAAGAAGAACGGCGATGGCTGATCGGCGAATCCGACTCCGGCGTCCTCGTAGTGGTCTTCACGATTCGCCACCCCGGTAACGTCCATCGACTCATCAGCGCGAGGCCAGCGAAAGGAGCGCCAACGATATGTCGACAGCAAAGAGCTTCCTCTTTGAGAAGGCGCGACGTGTGACCGCCCGCGAGACCGAGGCGGCGCGCAA
It encodes the following:
- a CDS encoding BrnT family toxin encodes the protein MRFDWDERKAAVNRAKHGISFAEAITAFDDPFALVAPDAAHSTPQEERRWLIGESDSGVLVVVFTIRHPGNVHRLISARPAKGAPTICRQQRASSLRRRDV